The Amycolatopsis japonica nucleotide sequence GCGGGATCCCATCGGCTCTCCGAGCACACGCTGACGTCGATCAGCGCGATCTCGCGCCGGGCCTTCGTGACGACTTCGAGCACGGTGGCGCGGTTCGTGACCAGGTCCGTGTCCACCTGATGGGTGGCCACCAGCCCCGCGGCGAGCCCGGCGACGGCGGACTCGTCGGCACCCCCGGCGGGCAGCATCAGCAGCGGGACGTCGCCACAGGCGGCCGCCGCGGCCCGCATCATGGTCGCGTTGCCCAGGCAGATGAGCACGCTCGCACCCGCGTCCACCATCCGGCGGACGGTGCCGATGATCTTGCCCGCGTCGGTCCACACCATCACGCGGCCGACGCCGGCCACCCTCAGTGCCGAACGCAGGCTCTGGATGTCACGCTCCGAAGCGGGGTTCGCCACGATCCCCGCAACCGCTTCGCCCACATGTCCTCCGCTGCCGCGCCAAGTCCCTACAAGGAAACGACTTCCGGGCCACGAAAGAAAGAGTTGCACGAGGTTGCATCACAAAGCCACCGCGAGTTCGGCGAGCGCCACGGACACCCCGTGGAGGACTCGTGGTGTCCCCCAGGAGGGGATGTGCCCGGTCGTCGGCGTCGTTAGCGTCGAGCCATGGACTCGTACGGCGCCTCTCTGGGGTGGGCGCTCCTCACCGGCCGCGACGCCGATCTCGAACCGCCGTCGGCCTGGTGGCGCGGGCCGGCCTGGGTCAAGGCCGTCCTCGCCGGCTCCGCGCTCGCGGTACTGCTGGGCCTGACCTACGGCTCGTGGGCGCGCTATCTCGGCGGCGGCAGTGTGCCGCTGGTCTTCTTCCTGCTGATCCTGCAGATCACGCCGCCGTTGCTCGTCGTCCGCTTCCCGCTGACCGCCGTGCGGGTGGCCGCGGCGGGAATGATCAGCGCGATCATCGCGATCCTCTTCCCCGCCGACTACGCGCTGTTCGGCCCCACGCTGTCGGAATGGCCGTTGCAGGTACAGGTCCTGCCCTATCTGCCGGTGCTCGCGATGACGCTCGCCCGCACGAAACCCGGGCAGGGCATAGGGATTTCGATCATCGCGGTGGCACTCGCCGTCGCGGTCGGCATCGCCTGGATACCTCGGGCGGGTACGAAGACCCTGGTGTGGTCGTTGGTCGTGGTGGCCGTGACCATCGTGGCCGGCTACGGGATGCAGCAACGCCGCCGGGCGCTGGAGCAGGCCGACGCGGCCGAGCGCACGACGGTCGAGGAGCGGACGAAACGGGCCACCTTGCAGGAACGCGCGCTGATCGCCAGGGAGTTGCACGACATCATCGGCCATCATCTCTCGCTGATCGCGCTGCGGACCGACAGCGCGCGCTATCGCGTCCCGGACGTGTCCGAGGCCGCGGCCGAGGAGTTCCACGCCATCGGGGTCGCGGCCAGGGAAGCGCTCGACGAAGCCAGGCGGCTGGTCGGGGTGCTGCGCGACACCGACGCCGAACCGGAACACGAGCCGCAGCCCGGGCTCGCGGAGGTGCCGTCGCTGATCGACGGCTGCCGGGCGTCCGGGATCGAGATCCGGGCGGAGATCGACGATGGGGACGGCATTCCCGCCTTGGTCGAACTGGCCGCGTACCGGATCCTGCAGGAGGCGCTGAGCAACGCGGCCCGGCACAGTCCGGGGGCGGGAGTGGACGTCGTGGTGCGGCGAGAACCGGACGCGCTCACGATCCTCGTCGAAAACGGGGCGCCGTCGAGGCCCGCGGCACCAACGGCGGGCGACGGCACCGGCCTTGCCGGGATCGCCGAACGCGTTACGCTGATCGGCGGCACCTACGAGGCCGGGCCGCGGCCGGACGGCGGTTTCCGCGTGGCCGTCGAACTGGATCTCCCGAGGGTGAGTGACGCGTGACGACCGTCTTCATCGTCGACGACCAGGCCCTCGTGCGGGAAAGTTTCGCCAGCCTGCTGAACGCGCAGCCGGGGCTGGACGTGGTGGGCCAAGCCGGCGACGGAATCGAGGCGCTCGCGGGTATTTCCGCCTTGGCGACGCGACCGGACGTCGTCCTGATGGACATCCGGATGCCGGTCATGGAC carries:
- a CDS encoding sensor histidine kinase; amino-acid sequence: MDSYGASLGWALLTGRDADLEPPSAWWRGPAWVKAVLAGSALAVLLGLTYGSWARYLGGGSVPLVFFLLILQITPPLLVVRFPLTAVRVAAAGMISAIIAILFPADYALFGPTLSEWPLQVQVLPYLPVLAMTLARTKPGQGIGISIIAVALAVAVGIAWIPRAGTKTLVWSLVVVAVTIVAGYGMQQRRRALEQADAAERTTVEERTKRATLQERALIARELHDIIGHHLSLIALRTDSARYRVPDVSEAAAEEFHAIGVAAREALDEARRLVGVLRDTDAEPEHEPQPGLAEVPSLIDGCRASGIEIRAEIDDGDGIPALVELAAYRILQEALSNAARHSPGAGVDVVVRREPDALTILVENGAPSRPAAPTAGDGTGLAGIAERVTLIGGTYEAGPRPDGGFRVAVELDLPRVSDA